The following proteins come from a genomic window of Leptospira neocaledonica:
- the leuC gene encoding 3-isopropylmalate dehydratase large subunit, which translates to MKTMFEKIWEDHLVSEMDGGSYLIYIDRHLIHEVTSPQAFDGIRMAARKVRRPEATFATMDHNVSTRIRDLELADPISANQMKTLIKNCNENGITLYDLNHPDQGIIHVIAPEMGLTHPGMTIVCGDSHTSTHGAFGALAFGIGTSEVEHVLATQTLMQRRAKTMEIRVDGQLSPHVTAKDIVLAIIGKIGTGGATGYVIEYRGSAISSLSMEARMTVCNMSIEAGARAGLIAPDQTTFDYLKGKDFAPKGAEWDLAVQKWKRYVTDDGAKFDTSIVLKAEEIAPQVTWGTSPGQVVPVTGIVPDPKDAPDAVEKISIENALKYMDLKPGQKMQDVFVNKVFIGSCTNSRIEDLRVAATTVKGKKVSDKVQAIVVPGSGRVKRQAEAEGLDKIFIEAGFEWRQPGCSMCLAMNDDVLQPGDRCASTSNRNFEGRQGKGGRTHLVGPAMAAAAAVEGHFVDIRNWK; encoded by the coding sequence ATGAAAACGATGTTCGAAAAAATCTGGGAAGACCATCTGGTCAGTGAAATGGACGGAGGGTCCTATCTTATTTATATAGACCGCCATCTGATCCATGAGGTAACGAGTCCCCAGGCTTTTGACGGTATTCGTATGGCCGCAAGAAAGGTAAGACGTCCAGAAGCTACTTTTGCTACCATGGACCATAACGTTTCCACTCGGATTCGTGACCTGGAATTAGCTGATCCGATCTCTGCGAACCAGATGAAAACTCTTATCAAGAATTGTAATGAGAACGGAATTACTCTTTATGACCTAAATCATCCGGATCAAGGTATCATTCATGTGATCGCTCCTGAGATGGGACTCACTCATCCAGGTATGACGATCGTTTGTGGAGACTCTCATACTTCTACTCACGGTGCATTCGGTGCTTTAGCTTTCGGAATCGGAACGTCCGAAGTAGAGCATGTGCTTGCTACTCAGACTCTTATGCAAAGAAGAGCAAAAACAATGGAGATCAGAGTAGATGGTCAACTTTCTCCTCATGTAACCGCTAAAGATATCGTTCTAGCGATCATCGGAAAAATCGGTACCGGTGGAGCAACAGGATACGTAATCGAATATAGAGGTTCCGCAATTTCTTCCTTAAGTATGGAAGCTCGTATGACTGTTTGTAATATGTCTATCGAGGCGGGAGCAAGAGCAGGACTGATCGCTCCGGACCAAACCACTTTTGATTATCTGAAAGGAAAAGATTTCGCACCTAAAGGTGCAGAATGGGATCTGGCCGTCCAAAAATGGAAACGTTATGTTACAGACGATGGAGCAAAATTTGATACTAGTATCGTATTAAAAGCAGAAGAGATCGCTCCTCAAGTGACCTGGGGAACTTCTCCTGGACAAGTTGTTCCTGTGACAGGAATCGTTCCTGATCCAAAAGACGCTCCTGACGCTGTAGAAAAGATCAGTATCGAAAATGCACTTAAATATATGGACCTGAAACCTGGACAAAAGATGCAAGATGTCTTTGTTAATAAGGTTTTCATCGGTTCTTGCACAAACTCCAGGATAGAAGACTTGAGAGTGGCTGCTACAACCGTAAAAGGTAAGAAGGTTTCCGATAAGGTTCAGGCTATCGTAGTCCCTGGTTCCGGAAGAGTGAAACGCCAAGCGGAAGCAGAAGGACTGGATAAAATTTTTATAGAAGCAGGCTTCGAGTGGAGACAACCAGGTTGTTCCATGTGTCTTGCTATGAATGACGACGTTTTACAACCTGGAGACAGATGTGCTTCCACTTCCAATCGTAACTTCGAAGGAAGGCAAGGAAAAGGTGGAAGAACTCATCTAGTCGGTCCTGCTATGGCTGCTGCAGCTGCGGTCGAAGGACATTTTGTAGATATTCGCAACTGGAAATAA
- the gmhA gene encoding D-sedoheptulose 7-phosphate isomerase, whose protein sequence is MNLKEIASKQIQDSIETKKAVLDTLLPEIEEAGKIASEVLKKGNTILFCGNGGSSCDASHIAAELVVRYKSGNERRALPALSLSADSAVLTACSNDYGYEFVFSRQVEAFGKPGDLLVGLSTSGNSKNVIAALESAKEIGMKTISFLGGDGGKMKGMADLDLIIPRKETARIQESHILIGHILCSIVEYELFQLG, encoded by the coding sequence ATGAACTTAAAAGAAATCGCATCCAAACAGATACAGGACTCGATAGAGACCAAAAAAGCAGTATTGGATACACTTCTTCCGGAGATTGAAGAGGCAGGAAAAATTGCTTCCGAAGTATTAAAAAAAGGGAATACGATCCTTTTTTGCGGGAATGGCGGTTCGTCCTGCGATGCTTCTCATATAGCTGCAGAACTTGTGGTTCGTTACAAATCAGGAAATGAAAGAAGAGCGCTTCCTGCTTTATCATTGTCCGCCGATTCAGCGGTGCTCACAGCTTGCTCCAACGATTACGGATATGAATTCGTATTTTCCCGTCAGGTAGAAGCATTCGGAAAACCGGGAGATCTGCTCGTTGGACTTTCCACTAGTGGGAATTCCAAAAACGTGATCGCTGCCTTGGAATCCGCCAAAGAGATAGGGATGAAAACGATCTCTTTCTTAGGAGGAGACGGTGGAAAAATGAAAGGAATGGCGGACTTGGATTTGATCATTCCCAGAAAAGAGACAGCGCGTATCCAGGAATCCCATATTCTGATCGGTCATATTCTTTGTTCCATCGTGGAATACGAACTCTTTCAGTTAGGATAA
- a CDS encoding NrsF family protein: protein MSNSESDKTKKLIQTLSSDLEKGSLNIYTLFLSCLGLVVLAVILGWTASNLTGRVNAFPGWGPEPILLLVWGIFSAYLFCKLAFPEETSSWIFWAAGVSLFAWIVLVLSRLFTEEVPTHIHLGLCPAIIMSTSILLGGGAWFLLKNTASSRPGLSGFLFLNLLLASSNLCLKFVCSVQDPSHILISHLAFTLVWIGVLYIPIRKKFSW, encoded by the coding sequence ATGTCAAATTCAGAATCGGATAAGACCAAAAAACTGATCCAAACATTAAGTTCCGACCTGGAAAAAGGGAGTCTGAACATTTATACCCTTTTTCTCTCCTGTTTGGGCTTAGTAGTTTTGGCAGTAATCCTGGGTTGGACCGCTTCTAATCTAACTGGCAGGGTGAATGCATTTCCAGGTTGGGGACCTGAGCCAATATTGCTATTAGTCTGGGGAATTTTCTCCGCTTATCTTTTCTGTAAACTTGCCTTTCCTGAGGAAACTTCTAGTTGGATCTTTTGGGCGGCAGGTGTTTCCCTATTCGCTTGGATCGTACTAGTACTAAGTCGGTTATTTACGGAAGAAGTTCCTACCCATATTCATCTAGGTCTCTGTCCTGCAATTATTATGAGCACTTCGATTCTATTGGGAGGAGGTGCTTGGTTTCTTTTAAAAAATACGGCGAGTTCCCGTCCGGGGCTTTCCGGATTTCTATTCTTAAATCTTTTATTAGCAAGTTCCAATTTATGCCTGAAGTTCGTATGCTCCGTTCAAGATCCTTCCCATATTTTGATCTCTCACCTTGCATTCACTTTGGTTTGGATCGGGGTTTTATATATTCCGATCCGAAAAAAATTCAGTTGGTAG
- the leuD gene encoding 3-isopropylmalate dehydratase small subunit, which yields MKAFTQHEGLAVLIDRPNIDTDAIIPKQFLKKIERTGFGVHLFHDWRYLDDEGTKPNPEFSLNFDRYKGASILVTRDNFGCGSSREHAPWALEDYGFRAIIAPSYADIFYNNCFKNGMLPVVLKPEEVDEIFKIVDKTPGAKIKIDLDKQNVISPSGNVYSFEVDSFRKYCLFNGLDDIGLTLQHAAEISTYEEKNRKDVPWLYASHK from the coding sequence ATGAAAGCTTTTACTCAACACGAAGGTTTAGCGGTCTTAATTGATCGCCCTAATATAGATACGGACGCTATCATCCCGAAACAATTTTTGAAAAAGATTGAACGTACCGGTTTCGGTGTTCATCTATTCCACGATTGGAGATACCTGGACGATGAGGGAACCAAACCAAATCCTGAGTTTTCTCTCAATTTTGATAGATACAAGGGAGCTTCTATCCTTGTCACCAGAGACAATTTCGGATGTGGTTCTTCCAGAGAGCATGCTCCTTGGGCATTGGAAGATTACGGATTTAGAGCGATTATTGCTCCTTCTTACGCGGATATTTTTTATAATAACTGCTTCAAAAATGGTATGCTTCCGGTCGTATTAAAGCCGGAAGAAGTGGACGAAATTTTCAAGATCGTGGATAAGACTCCGGGAGCTAAAATTAAGATCGATCTGGACAAACAGAATGTGATCAGTCCTTCCGGAAACGTATACAGTTTCGAAGTGGACTCTTTCCGTAAGTATTGTTTGTTCAACGGTTTGGACGATATCGGTTTAACTTTGCAGCATGCAGCAGAGATCTCTACTTACGAAGAGAAAAATCGAAAAGACGTTCCTTGGTTGTACGCTTCTCATAAGTAA
- the clpS gene encoding ATP-dependent Clp protease adapter ClpS, producing MSDLKTEEQVLTKEKLKLKKPAKYRVVILNDDYTPMEFVVWILRVVFYRTQVESEQIMLQAHTTGKALCGVYSHDVARTKVNETHMLAEEHGHPLHCQMEIEEGEES from the coding sequence ATGAGTGATTTAAAGACCGAAGAACAGGTTCTCACCAAAGAGAAACTGAAACTTAAAAAACCAGCTAAATACAGAGTAGTGATCTTGAACGATGATTATACTCCGATGGAATTTGTGGTTTGGATCTTAAGAGTTGTATTTTATAGAACCCAGGTCGAGAGCGAGCAAATTATGCTACAGGCACATACGACCGGAAAGGCTCTTTGTGGAGTCTATTCTCATGACGTTGCCAGAACAAAAGTGAACGAAACTCATATGCTCGCAGAGGAACATGGACATCCTTTGCATTGCCAGATGGAAATAGAAGAGGGGGAAGAATCATGA
- a CDS encoding AAA domain-containing protein, translating to MEESYYSALRESLKKERKAELDKYKEEISSSDLNKRVQDGFTVFPLVFEDAELGADGNWKVLLKSTKSKNIPELFRPGTPVRIVKESEEYISVLLKAQEDSYLVYMEEVPDWVEEGKLALEILPDETSFKEWDRALEKVISAKKGSREKYFADLFSNQLEVSKPNFKPLPNLPDTLNDSQKRAVSAILQTEDFILVHGPPGTGKTKTIVEAIRLLASDGKRILASAPTNSASDLLVESLEKLKVPVLRIGHPARMHPDIIQNSLEMKLNHSPEAKLIERDRKEVQELLKKARKYKRSFGKQEAEERRSLYKEADALRKSIKERQKVLIRYLLESHPVIVCTHTGASSYQLHNLDFDYAILDEGSQAIEPSSWIPILKAERFVIAGDPFQLPPTVISEDPLLKVSLMERLLPVFQDKERIFLLDTQYRMTDPIQTFPNRKFYGDRLKSGLEQNLREKIPFDSGEPFGSSLVFLDSSGTDSAEENSEGSLGNPWEAEFTVNIVKRILDSGWDPKNLILLSPYRYQRYLLKRKLEEIIPEHSSLLEVETVDSFQGRESDAVIFSLVRSNPEGQIGFLAETRRWNVGMTRAKKLLVMVGDGSTLGQNEFFKDLLETVELAGELRTAWEFLD from the coding sequence ATGGAAGAATCTTATTATTCCGCCTTACGTGAATCTTTAAAAAAAGAAAGAAAGGCGGAGCTTGATAAGTATAAGGAAGAGATTTCTTCTTCTGATCTGAACAAAAGAGTCCAAGATGGATTCACCGTATTTCCTTTAGTATTCGAAGACGCAGAACTCGGTGCCGACGGGAATTGGAAAGTTTTACTTAAATCCACAAAGTCCAAAAATATTCCGGAACTATTCAGACCAGGCACGCCTGTACGTATCGTAAAAGAATCAGAAGAATATATCTCGGTTCTACTGAAAGCTCAAGAGGATTCGTACCTGGTGTATATGGAAGAAGTCCCGGACTGGGTAGAAGAGGGTAAACTTGCGCTGGAGATCCTTCCGGACGAGACAAGTTTTAAAGAGTGGGACCGTGCACTTGAAAAAGTCATTTCTGCTAAAAAAGGTTCTAGGGAAAAATACTTTGCGGATCTATTTTCCAATCAATTAGAAGTATCTAAACCGAATTTTAAACCTCTTCCCAATCTTCCGGATACTCTGAATGATTCCCAAAAGAGAGCGGTTTCCGCAATTTTACAAACGGAAGATTTTATTTTAGTCCACGGTCCTCCCGGAACCGGTAAGACCAAAACGATCGTAGAAGCAATCCGACTCTTGGCTTCCGATGGGAAAAGGATTCTTGCTTCTGCCCCTACAAATTCCGCTTCCGATCTACTCGTGGAATCCTTGGAGAAGTTGAAGGTCCCGGTTTTAAGGATTGGTCATCCCGCTCGAATGCATCCCGATATTATTCAAAATTCTTTGGAGATGAAATTAAATCATTCTCCGGAAGCGAAGCTAATAGAAAGGGACAGGAAAGAAGTCCAAGAGTTATTGAAGAAGGCCCGCAAATACAAAAGAAGTTTCGGCAAACAAGAAGCGGAAGAAAGAAGAAGTCTTTATAAAGAAGCAGACGCACTTCGAAAAAGTATTAAAGAAAGACAGAAGGTCCTGATCCGGTATCTGTTGGAGTCCCATCCGGTAATCGTATGTACACATACCGGAGCTTCTTCTTACCAACTTCATAATTTAGATTTCGATTATGCGATCCTAGACGAGGGCAGCCAGGCTATAGAACCTTCTTCCTGGATCCCTATTTTAAAAGCAGAAAGATTTGTAATTGCAGGAGATCCATTCCAGCTTCCTCCTACTGTGATTTCCGAGGATCCATTACTTAAGGTTTCCTTAATGGAGAGGCTTCTTCCTGTTTTCCAAGACAAAGAAAGAATATTTCTATTGGACACTCAGTATAGGATGACCGATCCGATCCAGACATTTCCGAACCGTAAGTTTTACGGGGATCGATTGAAGTCAGGACTAGAACAAAACCTTAGAGAAAAAATTCCCTTTGATTCTGGAGAACCGTTCGGTTCTAGTTTGGTATTTTTGGATAGTTCCGGAACGGATAGCGCGGAAGAAAATTCGGAAGGAAGTTTGGGAAATCCTTGGGAAGCAGAATTTACAGTGAACATCGTAAAAAGAATTTTGGATTCCGGATGGGATCCTAAAAATCTGATCTTACTTTCTCCCTATAGATACCAAAGATATCTACTAAAACGAAAATTAGAGGAAATTATCCCGGAGCATTCTTCTCTGTTAGAAGTAGAGACTGTAGATTCTTTCCAAGGAAGAGAATCTGATGCAGTGATTTTTAGTTTGGTCCGTTCCAATCCGGAAGGTCAGATCGGATTTTTGGCCGAGACCAGAAGATGGAATGTGGGAATGACTAGAGCCAAAAAACTTTTAGTGATGGTAGGCGACGGTTCCACCCTTGGACAGAACGAATTTTTTAAAGACTTACTCGAAACGGTAGAATTGGCCGGAGAACTCAGGACCGCTTGGGAGTTTTTAGACTAA
- a CDS encoding RNA polymerase sigma factor: MAEKQDIWQILSERMRMSQEGDSKEYELLLSKCREILNNHLSSKVRDKEDREDLIQDILIGIHKARATYRRDKPFAPWFFSIARYKTIDYIRRKGTRDRMVSTEMEGFAQEEKISIEDRWEVQQGLESWLNVLEPRQRKILTMAKLEGKSVREISETTGLSESNVKVIVHRSLEKLKRFFSESERTIEGSKTSKK; encoded by the coding sequence ATGGCGGAAAAGCAAGATATCTGGCAAATTCTTTCGGAAAGAATGCGCATGTCCCAGGAAGGAGATTCCAAGGAATATGAACTCCTACTTTCCAAATGCAGGGAAATTTTAAACAATCATTTAAGCTCCAAGGTTCGTGACAAGGAAGATAGAGAGGATCTGATTCAGGATATTTTGATCGGTATCCATAAGGCCAGGGCTACTTATAGAAGGGATAAACCCTTTGCGCCTTGGTTTTTCTCCATCGCCAGATACAAGACCATAGACTATATCCGCAGGAAGGGGACCAGAGACAGAATGGTTTCCACGGAAATGGAAGGTTTTGCCCAGGAGGAAAAAATTTCGATAGAGGATCGGTGGGAAGTCCAACAAGGACTGGAATCCTGGCTAAACGTCTTAGAACCCAGACAAAGAAAGATCCTGACCATGGCAAAACTGGAGGGAAAATCCGTTAGAGAGATTTCCGAAACCACTGGTCTTTCAGAATCGAACGTAAAAGTGATCGTCCATCGTTCTCTGGAAAAGTTGAAACGATTTTTTTCGGAGTCTGAGAGAACGATAGAAGGCTCCAAGACGTCCAAGAAATAG
- a CDS encoding ATP-binding cassette domain-containing protein has product MERTSSEPILSIQDLNVKIGSSHILKNFNLQLFKKEIHALVGESGSGKSTFANTVLGLPNEEASVSWEKFSIFSENIPSGDFSLWKNWRGKRISLIPQTAAIGLHPFLSVGSQILEYFSIIQPEFANEETCIRLLKEFGLSDPAAAWKARPHQLSGGERQRILILLSVYSGAELILADEPTSALDPNTGKAILELLRTRVKDMGAGLLFISHDLSSARDLADTITVMRSGEKLETLRNQGGSWEPHLEYSRKLFTLDENPA; this is encoded by the coding sequence TTGGAGAGGACTTCTTCAGAACCCATTCTTTCTATACAAGATCTGAATGTAAAAATCGGGTCTTCTCATATTCTTAAAAACTTCAATCTGCAACTTTTTAAAAAGGAAATACATGCATTGGTAGGAGAATCCGGAAGCGGAAAATCCACATTTGCAAATACGGTTCTAGGACTTCCAAATGAAGAAGCCTCCGTGTCCTGGGAAAAATTTTCAATATTCTCCGAAAATATACCGAGCGGAGATTTTTCTCTATGGAAAAATTGGCGAGGAAAACGGATCAGTTTGATTCCGCAAACTGCAGCGATCGGACTTCATCCATTCTTGAGTGTCGGATCTCAGATCCTGGAATATTTTTCGATCATACAACCTGAGTTTGCAAACGAAGAAACTTGTATCCGTTTATTAAAAGAATTCGGACTTTCCGATCCGGCGGCCGCATGGAAGGCGAGGCCTCATCAACTTTCTGGCGGAGAAAGACAAAGAATTTTAATACTACTTTCGGTGTATTCAGGTGCGGAACTTATCCTCGCAGACGAGCCCACATCCGCTCTGGATCCGAATACAGGAAAGGCAATTCTGGAACTTTTGCGAACCAGGGTAAAAGATATGGGAGCAGGGCTTCTATTTATCAGCCATGATCTTAGTTCTGCTAGGGACCTGGCCGATACTATAACTGTGATGAGAAGTGGAGAAAAACTCGAGACCCTAAGAAACCAAGGCGGGTCTTGGGAGCCACATTTGGAGTATTCCAGAAAACTGTTTACTTTGGATGAAAATCCCGCTTAA
- a CDS encoding FHA domain-containing protein, with the protein MKIPLKLQNLMIRSFFVYFLILAANVYPSFVGAESIHLEEYDISRYPKVELKLRASKGVSLDQEILTVSEQKENRSRRVGPLKIHRPEGTRPVHIYLITQMTNSFDHNVQATEILKTIVERADSADRFSFVFFTDDVFFSKDDLSKSDALKEAKVPGGKSNRNTSANLDYVFQKISPHLKETDYILTIFYDQDLIPSNEAQNGEYTPNIPINVLSFPSNGGKFLAKRYGGTFYSLMSPDFRTQAFGDLDYFRKEPWSLVYESPFQDEWQFQGSGNLEVELETKNSRRLSFSYDLPFQTRLAVFLLHPSIFLPSFTFLLVLTLVALIVVLKKGKKQIPEGTVSAEERLHTIEFEQDAYRKMYGNQYQLVYSEEDRIETERAAPVALKEFEQGESYEKATLVFKEGRNPGKQYSLARAETNIGNSDLCDLVLYEQSVSKNHARIRKVRNRYILYDLVSESGTFLNGKKILRPRILYDFDEIGIGKALLVFRGK; encoded by the coding sequence ATGAAAATCCCGCTTAAATTGCAAAATCTTATGATCCGGTCCTTCTTCGTTTACTTTCTGATCTTAGCGGCTAACGTTTATCCGTCGTTCGTCGGTGCAGAAAGTATCCATCTGGAAGAATATGATATTTCCAGATATCCTAAAGTGGAATTAAAGCTGAGAGCTAGTAAAGGTGTATCCTTAGATCAGGAGATTCTTACTGTTTCAGAACAAAAAGAAAATCGCTCTAGAAGAGTAGGTCCTCTTAAGATCCATAGACCGGAAGGCACAAGGCCAGTTCATATTTATCTGATCACACAGATGACAAATTCATTCGATCATAATGTGCAAGCCACAGAGATCTTAAAAACAATTGTTGAAAGAGCGGATTCTGCAGATCGTTTCAGCTTCGTATTTTTTACGGACGACGTATTCTTCTCCAAAGACGACTTAAGTAAATCGGATGCTTTGAAAGAAGCTAAGGTTCCTGGTGGGAAGTCCAACAGGAATACTTCTGCAAATCTGGATTATGTTTTTCAAAAGATCTCTCCTCATTTGAAAGAAACTGATTATATTCTGACCATTTTTTATGATCAGGATCTCATCCCATCCAACGAGGCTCAGAATGGGGAATACACTCCGAATATTCCTATCAATGTTCTTTCATTTCCTTCCAATGGTGGAAAATTTTTGGCCAAAAGATATGGTGGAACATTCTACTCTTTGATGAGTCCTGATTTTAGGACGCAAGCTTTCGGGGACCTGGATTATTTCAGAAAAGAACCCTGGTCTTTGGTTTACGAATCTCCTTTCCAAGACGAATGGCAGTTCCAGGGAAGCGGTAATTTGGAAGTGGAACTGGAAACTAAAAATTCCAGACGACTGAGCTTTTCCTATGATCTTCCATTCCAAACTAGACTGGCAGTTTTCTTATTACATCCTTCTATCTTTCTTCCAAGTTTTACATTCTTATTAGTTCTTACTTTGGTTGCTCTTATCGTAGTCCTGAAAAAAGGAAAAAAGCAGATTCCAGAGGGAACTGTGAGTGCGGAAGAGAGACTTCATACGATTGAATTCGAACAAGATGCTTACCGTAAAATGTACGGCAACCAATACCAACTTGTTTACTCCGAAGAAGATCGAATCGAAACGGAAAGGGCAGCCCCGGTCGCTTTAAAAGAATTCGAACAAGGTGAATCTTATGAAAAGGCTACCCTTGTTTTTAAAGAAGGAAGAAATCCTGGTAAACAATACTCTCTTGCAAGAGCGGAGACAAATATTGGAAATTCCGACCTTTGTGATCTAGTCTTATACGAACAATCTGTCAGTAAAAATCATGCTAGGATCAGAAAAGTACGTAACCGGTATATTCTATATGATCTGGTCTCCGAGTCCGGGACCTTCTTGAACGGTAAAAAAATTCTGAGACCCAGGATCTTATACGATTTTGACGAGATAGGAATCGGTAAAGCTTTGCTAGTTTTCCGAGGCAAATGA
- a CDS encoding GNAT family N-acetyltransferase, protein MPNKTQISRISSLNEISAEEWNLLGDPENPFSNHEFLYSLELSSCVGGRTSWHPEYWIAEDEKGIHSSLPFYHKYDSYGEYIFDHSWANFFSQNGLSYYPKGLVAYPFTPVNGKKILRRNNVSAEEALDLLLPPLLENAKAEGLSGIHFLFLEEEEAKALEKRGFATRITHQFHWKNRGYTGFENFLGDFRSKKRIQIKKERETIKESGIKILCKEDKEISEKDMDSIYTFYTETYSRKWGSPYLNRKFFKIILEKFSQNLVLFLAEKDGDTIGGTFNLKKGKKLYGRYWGSSSHYPFLHFECCYYAPIEYAIKNGFEIFEAGAQGEQKFLRGFPAVPTYSSHFIFHDQARNAIERFLESERMHMQEMIKETNLSSPLKDEALRGESEEQ, encoded by the coding sequence ATGCCCAATAAAACGCAGATCTCCAGGATATCCTCTCTAAATGAAATTTCTGCGGAGGAATGGAATCTTTTAGGAGATCCAGAAAATCCTTTTTCGAATCATGAGTTTTTATATTCTCTAGAACTTTCTTCCTGTGTAGGCGGAAGGACCAGTTGGCATCCTGAGTATTGGATAGCGGAAGACGAGAAGGGAATACATTCTTCTCTTCCTTTTTATCATAAGTATGATTCTTACGGTGAGTATATTTTCGATCATTCTTGGGCAAATTTTTTCTCTCAGAACGGACTTTCTTATTATCCTAAAGGTCTTGTTGCTTATCCATTCACTCCTGTGAACGGTAAGAAAATTTTAAGAAGAAATAATGTATCTGCAGAAGAAGCGTTGGATCTCCTACTTCCACCTCTATTAGAAAACGCGAAAGCAGAAGGACTCTCGGGCATCCATTTTCTTTTTTTAGAGGAAGAAGAAGCTAAGGCCTTGGAAAAAAGGGGATTTGCCACTCGGATCACTCACCAATTCCATTGGAAGAATAGAGGTTATACAGGTTTTGAAAATTTTTTAGGAGATTTTAGATCTAAGAAAAGGATACAGATCAAAAAAGAAAGAGAGACCATTAAAGAATCAGGGATCAAGATTTTATGTAAAGAAGATAAGGAAATTTCCGAAAAAGATATGGATTCCATCTATACTTTTTATACGGAGACCTATTCCAGAAAATGGGGATCTCCTTATTTAAATCGTAAATTTTTTAAAATCATTTTGGAGAAATTTTCCCAAAATCTGGTATTATTTTTAGCTGAGAAGGACGGAGACACGATAGGCGGCACATTCAATCTGAAAAAAGGAAAGAAATTGTACGGTAGATATTGGGGATCTTCTTCACATTATCCTTTTTTACATTTTGAATGTTGTTATTATGCTCCTATTGAATATGCGATCAAGAATGGTTTTGAAATTTTTGAAGCAGGCGCTCAGGGAGAACAGAAGTTTTTAAGAGGATTTCCCGCCGTTCCTACTTATAGTTCTCATTTCATTTTCCATGACCAGGCTCGAAATGCGATTGAACGTTTTTTAGAAAGCGAAAGAATGCATATGCAAGAAATGATAAAGGAAACCAATCTTTCTTCTCCATTGAAGGACGAGGCCCTACGGGGAGAATCCGAAGAACAATGA
- a CDS encoding PLP-dependent cysteine synthase family protein → MFDEISRSIDEFGNSLLGALNTVQNTFGRELSVAKPIKENVLQMIGNTPLIRLNQIGSHIPNVEIYLKAEFCNPTGSVKDRTALSMVLAAERRGELKPGGSIFQAGYNTTAISLAWISTLRQYKFKVFLAPDTDQEKIKELKSYGALVEVVQLAKGNWDDSLLETAKAAKDKEKNSVILNEFKDMANTNAHFLFTGPEIWRDLAGNVDAFVAGGGSGGTLSGVGRYLKSKKPSLRVIMGVSKNSRFIRKMVQGDSGIRLPESFDPKVTDQYIGVDRDEALRYQSELYQKEGIFAGLTTGTTLASAIHYAESLPTREDQKTPSYKIVVLSPDRL, encoded by the coding sequence ATGTTCGACGAAATTTCCCGTTCCATCGATGAATTCGGCAATAGCCTTCTTGGGGCTTTGAATACTGTCCAAAACACATTTGGACGGGAACTTAGTGTAGCAAAGCCGATCAAGGAGAATGTTCTCCAAATGATCGGAAACACTCCTCTGATTCGACTCAACCAAATCGGTTCTCATATCCCGAATGTAGAAATTTATCTCAAGGCAGAATTCTGCAATCCTACCGGAAGTGTAAAAGATAGGACTGCACTTTCTATGGTGCTTGCCGCAGAAAGAAGAGGAGAGCTAAAACCAGGCGGTTCTATTTTCCAAGCGGGGTATAATACTACTGCAATTTCTTTAGCCTGGATCTCTACTCTTCGCCAATACAAGTTCAAGGTATTTTTGGCTCCCGATACGGATCAGGAAAAGATCAAAGAATTAAAATCCTACGGTGCATTGGTAGAAGTGGTCCAGCTTGCAAAAGGTAACTGGGACGATTCTCTTTTAGAAACTGCAAAGGCAGCCAAAGATAAAGAGAAAAATAGCGTGATCTTGAATGAATTCAAGGACATGGCAAATACGAATGCACATTTCTTATTTACTGGGCCTGAGATCTGGAGAGATCTTGCTGGGAATGTAGATGCATTTGTTGCGGGAGGAGGATCTGGCGGAACTCTTTCCGGTGTAGGAAGATATTTAAAAAGTAAAAAACCTTCTCTAAGAGTCATTATGGGAGTGAGTAAAAATTCCCGCTTCATTCGCAAAATGGTACAGGGAGATTCAGGGATCAGACTTCCTGAGTCCTTCGATCCAAAAGTGACTGACCAGTACATTGGAGTGGATCGAGACGAGGCACTTCGGTACCAATCGGAACTTTACCAAAAAGAAGGGATTTTTGCAGGACTGACTACCGGGACCACACTTGCTTCCGCAATTCATTATGCGGAAAGTCTTCCTACTAGAGAAGATCAAAAAACTCCCAGCTATAAGATCGTAGTACTTTCTCCTGACCGACTCTAA